In Collimonas arenae, a single genomic region encodes these proteins:
- a CDS encoding flagellar hook-length control protein FliK — MNGGTPLIDKLLSTSPAQRSDLVPIKGQIGIQQPDAITDTEAAENDTRLPSRAAVGRQLGIDTGQSALPPTIPMATSRNDNARLSATARIISEILGTAPAKAEAVQGAAPLWADASAPETSLVAAALARNVAGSGLFYESHLLQFFSGQRSLAQLRQEPQANLLRQSVSDDPTLSPSPGDSRTGVGHAQAGIPVEAIPLVRQQLELLALSQFRWNGEAWPGAGMEWEITEQGHRRHGNTESGTETIACDWSTSLAMTLPRLGNLVLRLSLAKDGWRIDLAVAEAATLHSMRTASTQLRQRFSAAGLPVSAVQVAQLPQSGTDEDS; from the coding sequence ATGAATGGCGGCACGCCCCTGATCGACAAATTGCTGTCCACGTCCCCGGCACAGCGTTCGGACCTGGTGCCGATCAAGGGACAGATTGGCATCCAGCAACCGGATGCCATCACCGATACCGAAGCGGCGGAGAACGATACCCGCTTGCCGTCGCGTGCAGCTGTCGGACGTCAGCTCGGCATCGATACGGGTCAGTCCGCGCTGCCGCCAACTATACCGATGGCGACCTCGCGTAACGATAATGCCAGACTGAGTGCGACCGCACGTATCATCAGCGAGATCTTGGGAACAGCGCCCGCCAAGGCGGAAGCGGTTCAAGGCGCAGCCCCGTTGTGGGCTGATGCAAGCGCACCGGAAACGTCGCTGGTGGCAGCTGCGCTGGCGCGCAATGTTGCCGGCAGCGGTTTGTTTTATGAGTCGCATCTGCTGCAATTTTTCTCCGGCCAGCGTTCGCTGGCGCAATTGCGGCAAGAGCCGCAAGCAAATCTTCTCCGGCAGTCCGTCAGCGACGACCCGACCTTATCACCGTCACCTGGGGATAGCCGAACCGGCGTCGGCCATGCCCAGGCAGGCATTCCAGTAGAAGCCATACCGTTGGTGCGGCAGCAGCTTGAACTGCTGGCGCTGTCACAGTTTCGCTGGAACGGCGAAGCGTGGCCGGGCGCCGGCATGGAATGGGAAATTACTGAGCAGGGACACCGCAGGCATGGCAATACTGAAAGCGGTACAGAAACCATAGCGTGCGACTGGAGCACCAGTCTTGCCATGACTCTGCCCAGGCTTGGCAACCTCGTGTTGCGCCTAAGCCTGGCAAAGGATGGCTGGCGTATTGACCTGGCGGTAGCGGAGGCGGCGACGCTTCATTCCATGCGCACAGCAAGCACGCAATTGCGGCAACGGTTTTCAGCCGCCGGCTTGCCTGTAAGCGCTGTGCAAGTGGCGCAATTGCCACAATCGGGCACAGATGAAGATTCTTAG
- the fliD gene encoding flagellar filament capping protein FliD, translating to MALVTSLGSASGLPLATLLSNITAAENLPLTAMQNRQSAYNTQLSAYGTVQSALSALQAAAAQLGKPALFQNITATASNTSVLSATAAANAASGSVAINVSQLAQAQSMATAGVASTTAAIGSGTVTLDFGSISGGKLDPATGKYSGATFAADSTRKPVSITIDSSNNTLAGIRDAINKNTALGVTATIVNDGSSSPNRLVLTSNQTGASSTMRIAVSGDAALSNLLANDPGATQNMQQTVEAKNAQLTVNGIAITSASNTVTEAVQGVTMNLSGTGSSTLTLQSNTAVIQTAITNFVSSYNAFQNLTKQLTAFNVAAQTQSPLTGDSTLRNIQSRIRDAMNTPQSAGNNGNGTSFTMLAQIGITFQIDGTMASDPAKLTAALNTNLSGVQNLFSSADGKTGFGSQMSTFLTTMTGSSGPLKAATDGLGRTLRTLATQMTSTQATISATIARYTAQFTALDGLVASMNQTSSYLTQQFTAINGSSSK from the coding sequence ATGGCTCTAGTGACTTCCCTGGGTTCCGCGTCTGGACTACCGCTGGCTACTTTGCTCAGCAATATCACTGCCGCAGAAAATCTGCCGCTGACTGCAATGCAGAATCGGCAATCCGCCTATAACACCCAACTGTCTGCCTATGGCACGGTGCAGAGCGCCCTGAGCGCCTTGCAGGCGGCGGCTGCACAGTTGGGCAAGCCGGCCTTGTTTCAAAATATTACGGCCACTGCAAGCAACACCTCTGTATTGAGCGCAACCGCAGCCGCCAACGCCGCCAGCGGTTCGGTAGCGATCAATGTGAGTCAATTGGCGCAAGCGCAATCGATGGCCACTGCGGGCGTGGCGAGCACGACTGCGGCCATAGGTTCCGGTACGGTGACGCTGGATTTTGGCAGCATCTCCGGCGGTAAGCTCGATCCCGCCACAGGAAAGTACAGCGGCGCCACGTTTGCAGCGGACAGCACGCGCAAGCCCGTTTCCATCACGATCGACTCCAGCAATAACACGCTGGCAGGGATCCGCGACGCCATCAACAAGAATACTGCCTTGGGCGTGACTGCGACCATCGTCAATGACGGCAGCAGCAGTCCTAACCGCTTGGTGCTGACCTCGAACCAGACCGGGGCGAGTTCGACCATGCGCATTGCGGTCAGCGGCGACGCGGCGTTGTCGAATCTGCTGGCCAACGATCCCGGCGCGACGCAAAATATGCAGCAGACGGTGGAAGCGAAGAATGCGCAACTGACGGTCAACGGCATCGCCATCACCAGCGCCAGCAATACTGTCACGGAAGCAGTGCAAGGCGTCACCATGAATCTGAGCGGCACTGGCAGCAGTACCCTGACATTGCAAAGCAATACCGCAGTCATACAAACTGCCATTACGAATTTTGTTTCCAGCTATAACGCTTTCCAAAACCTGACCAAGCAACTGACAGCGTTCAACGTCGCAGCGCAAACTCAATCTCCGCTGACCGGCGATTCAACTTTGCGAAACATCCAGAGCCGTATTCGCGACGCCATGAATACACCGCAGTCTGCAGGTAATAATGGCAACGGAACCTCGTTCACGATGCTGGCGCAGATCGGAATAACGTTCCAGATTGACGGCACCATGGCAAGCGATCCTGCCAAGTTGACTGCTGCGCTGAACACGAATCTGAGCGGCGTTCAAAACCTGTTTTCCAGCGCTGACGGGAAGACCGGTTTCGGTTCGCAGATGTCGACTTTCCTGACCACCATGACTGGCAGCAGCGGTCCGCTGAAGGCGGCGACAGACGGCCTGGGGCGCACCTTGAGAACCCTCGCTACGCAAATGACAAGCACACAGGCGACGATCAGCGCCACGATCGCCCGTTATACGGCGCAATTTACGGCGCTCGACGGTTTGGTCGCCAGCATGAACCAGACCAGCAGCTATCTGACCCAGCAGTTTACTGCGATCAATGGCAGTTCCTCCAAATAA
- a CDS encoding flagellar protein FlaG has translation MQKESIAAGDGLNAVSDLSQFQIKIDDINRRLQLKAVSVEFQIDPDYKDVILKVVDQQDGKVILQIPSEEVVRVSKVMDQLKGVLLEKTA, from the coding sequence ATGCAAAAAGAGTCCATTGCGGCAGGCGACGGGTTGAACGCTGTATCTGACCTTTCGCAGTTCCAAATCAAGATTGATGACATTAACCGCCGCTTGCAACTCAAGGCAGTCAGCGTGGAATTTCAGATCGACCCTGACTATAAAGACGTAATTTTGAAAGTAGTGGATCAGCAGGATGGCAAGGTGATCTTGCAAATCCCGAGCGAGGAAGTGGTAAGGGTGAGCAAGGTCATGGACCAGCTCAAAGGCGTATTGCTTGAGAAAACCGCGTAA
- a CDS encoding response regulator, which yields MKAASPIRVLIADDHRIVRRGLQHILNASPGITVVGEASDYNGITDILREQPCDVLLLDISMPGKDGIEILHLLKKREPMLRIMVLSSHGPEQFAVRALKAGAASYLTKDGAPDELVEAVRVVARGRKYISKGLAESLANHVIEEDDLMPHEQLSNREFQTVRMIASGQTRTEIARNLSISPKTVSVYRSRVFEKMGVRTNAELTHYAIKHRLLE from the coding sequence ATGAAAGCAGCATCACCGATTCGGGTATTGATCGCAGATGATCATCGGATTGTCAGGCGCGGGCTACAGCATATTCTGAATGCCAGTCCCGGTATTACCGTGGTCGGCGAGGCTAGCGACTACAACGGCATCACCGATATCCTGAGAGAACAGCCATGCGATGTCCTGCTACTGGACATTTCCATGCCGGGTAAAGACGGTATCGAGATCCTGCATCTGTTGAAGAAGCGCGAACCGATGCTGCGCATCATGGTGCTCAGCAGCCACGGGCCGGAACAGTTTGCGGTGCGTGCCTTGAAGGCCGGCGCCGCATCCTACCTGACCAAGGATGGCGCACCTGACGAACTGGTGGAAGCGGTGAGGGTGGTGGCGCGTGGCCGCAAATACATCAGTAAAGGCCTGGCCGAGTCATTGGCGAATCATGTGATTGAAGAAGATGACCTGATGCCGCACGAGCAGTTGTCCAACCGCGAATTCCAGACTGTGCGAATGATCGCCTCCGGCCAGACCCGGACCGAGATCGCCAGGAATCTCTCCATCAGCCCCAAGACAGTCAGCGTCTATCGTTCCCGCGTGTTTGAAAAGATGGGTGTGCGCACCAACGCCGAACTGACCCATTACGCCATCAAGCACCGCCTGCTGGAATGA
- a CDS encoding EscU/YscU/HrcU family type III secretion system export apparatus switch protein, with amino-acid sequence MERERLIRREVAATGYGAVAEAVMQRAREDGLFIHSSPDLVNLLMYADLDQKIPPQLYEAVAELLAWVHMLEHDSTQARPV; translated from the coding sequence ATGGAACGTGAGCGTTTAATTCGCAGGGAAGTGGCGGCGACGGGCTACGGCGCTGTGGCGGAGGCTGTCATGCAGCGCGCGCGGGAAGACGGTCTGTTTATCCATAGCTCACCCGATTTGGTTAATTTGCTCATGTATGCCGATCTGGACCAGAAAATCCCGCCGCAACTATACGAGGCGGTAGCGGAATTGCTGGCCTGGGTTCATATGCTTGAGCACGATTCGACACAGGCGCGGCCTGTTTAA
- a CDS encoding flagellar protein FliT: MTPQLELMECYEQIAPLTGRMLERARAGDWDALVILGQQFRSFVERLKGIELPAPLEPSQLMRKHNLLSRILADDAEIRDIVAPELAQLSSLLGNMHRQQHLNHAYGQ, from the coding sequence ATGACGCCCCAACTTGAGCTGATGGAATGCTACGAGCAGATCGCGCCCTTGACCGGTCGCATGCTGGAGCGCGCGCGTGCCGGCGACTGGGACGCCCTGGTGATCCTGGGGCAGCAGTTCCGCTCATTTGTAGAACGCTTGAAGGGCATCGAGCTGCCAGCGCCGCTGGAGCCGTCGCAACTGATGCGCAAACATAATTTGCTGAGCCGGATTCTGGCCGACGATGCGGAAATCCGCGATATTGTCGCGCCGGAGCTGGCGCAGCTGAGCAGCTTGCTGGGCAATATGCATCGGCAACAGCATCTCAACCATGCCTACGGCCAGTAA
- a CDS encoding flagellar brake protein — MEQACLEHGASYLLQEAADIESILRELERQNSPLTMRLLSGGESLATRLVAVALAHDIFIHAGDADGSGALYMPGDQLCFDGSLDGAGVRFVTSVAGSGMSPWPHALAAAIPACIAYFPHQKFIRIGLQPVEACVVRAKRRDGNDFVLDVHDLSARGIGLRSSYVSLQALPVGTVLPAAVLDFRSSGRLQVDLRVVFSRSVQGADGAVNHFGCYYVDLDQARQSLGGLLGA, encoded by the coding sequence TTGGAACAAGCTTGTTTAGAGCACGGCGCAAGCTATTTGCTGCAAGAAGCAGCCGATATCGAAAGTATCTTGCGCGAGCTGGAGCGCCAGAACAGTCCGCTGACCATGCGCTTGCTGAGCGGTGGAGAGAGTCTTGCTACACGCCTGGTGGCGGTGGCGCTGGCGCACGATATTTTCATCCATGCCGGCGACGCAGACGGTAGCGGGGCGCTCTACATGCCGGGAGACCAGTTGTGTTTCGACGGTTCGCTGGACGGCGCCGGGGTGCGCTTCGTGACCAGCGTGGCGGGCAGCGGCATGAGCCCGTGGCCACACGCGCTGGCAGCGGCGATTCCGGCTTGCATAGCCTATTTTCCGCATCAGAAATTTATCCGTATCGGCTTGCAACCGGTGGAGGCCTGCGTGGTCCGAGCCAAGCGCCGGGACGGCAATGATTTCGTGCTGGATGTGCATGACCTGAGTGCGCGCGGCATCGGTTTGCGGTCCTCTTATGTTTCGCTGCAGGCCCTGCCGGTGGGAACGGTGTTGCCGGCGGCGGTGTTGGATTTTCGCTCTTCAGGGCGTTTGCAGGTGGATTTGCGGGTGGTGTTCAGCCGTAGCGTGCAGGGCGCGGATGGCGCAGTCAATCATTTTGGCTGTTATTACGTTGATCTGGATCAGGCCAGGCAGAGCCTGGGGGGCTTGCTGGGAGCCTAG
- a CDS encoding FliC/FljB family flagellin, with translation MSVINTNTLSLVAQNNLVTSQNALSTAIQRLSSGLRINSAKDDAAGQAIANRFTSNINGLTQASRNANDGISLAQTTAGALNEVNNNLQRIRDLTVQATTGSNSAADKVSIQAEITQRLAEIDRTSAQTDFNGVKVLSKDANLAFQIGANDGQTISIGLKKIDSSALNLTGFNVTGLSDAITSFTDTSVAGTTKTVAVDLSGTTIAGLPAGTATSDLTLRGYGAYTANTGAYANYAVQDKAGNLYKIDATKVDATTGKVTDTTALATAASATTAQAAYATDAAAGLTATANPLKTIDDALAKVDSLRGSLGAVQNRFDSVISNLGSTVTNLSASRSRIQDADYATEVSNMTRAQILQQAGTSVLSKANQSTQGVLSLLQ, from the coding sequence ATGTCAGTCATCAATACCAATACTCTCTCGCTGGTAGCACAAAACAATCTGGTCACGTCGCAAAACGCGTTAAGCACTGCGATCCAGCGTTTGTCTTCCGGCCTGCGTATCAACAGCGCCAAGGACGACGCAGCAGGCCAGGCCATCGCCAACCGTTTCACAAGTAACATCAACGGCCTGACGCAAGCTTCGCGTAATGCCAACGACGGCATTTCGCTGGCGCAAACTACAGCTGGCGCGTTGAATGAAGTCAACAACAACCTGCAACGCATCCGCGACCTGACAGTGCAAGCGACCACCGGCAGCAACTCCGCAGCCGACAAGGTATCGATCCAGGCTGAAATCACCCAGCGTCTGGCTGAAATCGACCGCACTTCTGCGCAAACCGATTTCAACGGCGTCAAGGTATTGTCCAAGGACGCCAACCTGGCTTTCCAGATCGGCGCCAACGACGGCCAGACCATCAGCATCGGGCTGAAGAAGATTGACTCTTCAGCTTTGAACCTGACAGGTTTCAACGTAACTGGCTTGTCCGACGCCATCACCAGCTTCACGGATACTTCCGTTGCCGGCACAACCAAGACTGTTGCTGTTGACCTGAGCGGCACCACTATCGCCGGCTTGCCAGCTGGAACCGCCACATCAGACCTGACGTTGCGCGGCTACGGTGCATATACAGCGAACACAGGCGCCTATGCCAACTACGCCGTGCAGGACAAAGCCGGCAACCTGTACAAGATCGATGCGACAAAAGTCGATGCAACAACCGGTAAAGTGACGGACACAACAGCTCTGGCAACAGCGGCTTCGGCAACAACAGCGCAGGCTGCTTACGCGACAGACGCGGCCGCAGGTCTGACTGCAACAGCCAATCCGCTCAAGACAATTGACGATGCGCTGGCCAAAGTCGACAGCCTGCGCGGTTCGCTGGGCGCGGTGCAAAACCGCTTTGACTCGGTGATCTCGAATCTGGGCTCCACTGTCACCAATCTGTCCGCTTCGCGTTCACGTATCCAGGACGCAGACTATGCAACAGAAGTGTCGAACATGACACGTGCGCAGATCCTGCAACAAGCCGGTACGTCAGTGTTGTCCAAGGCGAACCAGTCGACACAGGGCGTTCTGTCGTTGCTGCAATAA
- the fliF gene encoding flagellar basal-body MS-ring/collar protein FliF: MAANSSANRTNLAGDKKLPLLEQLRANPKLPMMVGASLAVAAIAAFWLWSRAPDYRVLYSNLSDRDGGAIIASLQQMNIPYKFAEGGGAVLVAAEQVHEARLRLASQGLPKGGSVGFELMDNQKFGVSQFAEQVNYQRALEGELARSVESISAVEAARIHLALPKPSLFVRDQQKPSASVVITLYHGRSLDDGQVSAIAHLVSSSVPELNAKNVTIVDQSGNLLSTPSTGNRGLDASQLKYSQEIEQSYIRRIEAILQPIVGAANVRAQVAADIDFSTVEHTDEKYSPNQDPSKAAIRSQQSSDANQQGATPPGGVPGALSNQPPVNPTAPISAVPANQAGAAGGQVNPAVAANAANAVSSAARSGGGSSNVRRDVTTNYEVDRSISHVQQSAGAIKRLSVAVVVNYRGAANAQGKAGAQALPPAEMEQVKNLVKQAMGYSAERGDSLNVVNSQFAGEAPEPELPVWRQPDNVELAKVAGKYLLLGIAALWLWFGILRPLLRRYLQAPQPAAAGTAAAIGPKQQLSPEQLKLGEEARQRAADRHQDNLQHAQGLATSDPRLVATVIKNWMGNNE, from the coding sequence ATGGCTGCAAACTCATCTGCAAATCGCACCAACCTCGCCGGCGACAAGAAACTGCCATTGCTGGAACAATTGCGCGCCAATCCGAAATTGCCGATGATGGTAGGCGCCTCGCTTGCCGTCGCCGCCATCGCCGCCTTCTGGCTGTGGAGCCGCGCACCCGATTATCGCGTCCTGTACAGCAACCTGTCGGACCGCGACGGCGGCGCCATCATCGCCTCGCTGCAGCAGATGAACATCCCTTACAAATTCGCCGAAGGCGGCGGCGCCGTGCTAGTGGCTGCCGAACAGGTACATGAAGCACGCCTGCGGCTGGCCTCGCAAGGCTTGCCCAAGGGCGGTTCGGTCGGTTTCGAGTTGATGGATAACCAGAAATTCGGCGTCAGCCAGTTTGCCGAACAAGTCAATTACCAGCGCGCCCTGGAAGGCGAACTGGCGCGTTCGGTGGAATCAATTTCTGCAGTCGAAGCCGCACGCATCCATCTGGCGCTGCCAAAACCGTCCCTGTTTGTACGCGACCAGCAAAAACCCAGCGCCTCGGTAGTGATCACGCTGTATCACGGCCGCTCGCTCGACGATGGCCAGGTCAGCGCGATTGCCCATCTGGTATCCAGCAGCGTGCCGGAACTGAACGCCAAGAACGTCACCATCGTCGACCAGAGCGGCAATTTGCTGTCCACGCCCAGCACAGGTAACCGCGGCCTGGACGCCAGTCAGTTGAAGTATTCGCAAGAGATCGAGCAAAGCTATATCCGCCGCATCGAAGCGATCTTGCAGCCTATCGTCGGCGCCGCCAACGTACGGGCGCAAGTCGCAGCCGATATCGATTTTTCAACGGTTGAGCATACCGACGAAAAATACAGTCCTAACCAGGATCCGTCCAAGGCCGCAATCCGCAGCCAGCAATCAAGCGACGCCAACCAGCAAGGCGCAACGCCGCCGGGCGGCGTGCCAGGCGCCTTGTCGAACCAGCCGCCGGTCAATCCTACGGCGCCGATCAGCGCCGTGCCTGCGAATCAAGCTGGCGCTGCCGGCGGCCAGGTGAATCCGGCCGTTGCTGCAAATGCCGCAAATGCTGTCAGCAGCGCTGCGCGCAGTGGTGGCGGTTCCAGCAATGTACGGCGCGACGTCACCACCAACTATGAAGTCGATCGCTCCATCAGCCATGTGCAGCAAAGCGCCGGCGCCATCAAGCGTCTGTCGGTGGCAGTAGTGGTGAACTATCGCGGCGCAGCCAACGCCCAAGGCAAGGCCGGCGCACAGGCCTTGCCGCCTGCGGAAATGGAACAGGTCAAGAACCTGGTCAAGCAAGCCATGGGCTACAGCGCCGAGCGCGGCGATTCGCTGAATGTCGTCAACAGCCAGTTTGCCGGCGAAGCGCCTGAGCCGGAATTGCCAGTCTGGCGCCAACCGGACAACGTCGAACTGGCCAAAGTCGCCGGCAAGTACCTGTTGCTGGGCATAGCCGCACTGTGGCTCTGGTTCGGCATCCTGCGGCCGCTGCTGCGCAGGTATTTGCAAGCGCCCCAACCTGCCGCAGCCGGTACCGCTGCAGCAATCGGCCCGAAACAACAGCTGTCGCCGGAACAACTCAAGCTAGGCGAAGAAGCAAGGCAGCGTGCGGCCGACCGCCATCAGGACAACCTGCAGCATGCGCAAGGCCTGGCCACGAGCGATCCACGCCTGGTCGCTACGGTAATCAAGAATTGGATGGGCAATAATGAGTGA
- the fliE gene encoding flagellar hook-basal body complex protein FliE gives MAISAIESVLQQLTATAQIAGGGTGAAAINGIAGGGFADEMKKSLERISNGQQHAAGQAEAFELGKPGVSLNDVMIDLQKANVGFQMGLQVRNRVVAAYQEIMNMPA, from the coding sequence ATGGCCATATCGGCTATCGAATCAGTGTTACAGCAATTGACTGCGACGGCGCAAATCGCCGGCGGCGGCACGGGCGCGGCTGCGATCAACGGGATTGCCGGTGGCGGCTTTGCCGACGAAATGAAGAAATCGCTGGAGCGGATCAGCAACGGCCAGCAGCACGCGGCTGGCCAGGCCGAGGCTTTCGAGTTGGGTAAACCGGGCGTGTCGCTCAACGACGTCATGATCGATTTGCAAAAGGCCAACGTCGGTTTCCAGATGGGGCTGCAGGTACGCAACCGGGTGGTTGCTGCGTATCAGGAAATCATGAACATGCCGGCCTGA
- the fliS gene encoding flagellar export chaperone FliS, which produces MYTSSAPNPIVNPGARAYARIGIESAVLSASPQQLVTMLFDGAKTAISMARHHMAVGEVVAKGNAISKAVSIIDSGLKASLDPEAGGAAGVELAANLSALYDYINQRLLLANLHNDPAMLDEADRLLENIASAWREINGAPSSNQPAASFADANLSAKG; this is translated from the coding sequence ATGTACACATCATCCGCACCTAACCCAATCGTAAATCCTGGCGCCCGGGCCTATGCACGGATCGGCATCGAAAGTGCGGTCTTGAGTGCATCGCCGCAGCAATTGGTGACGATGCTGTTCGATGGCGCCAAGACAGCCATCAGCATGGCGCGGCATCATATGGCGGTTGGCGAGGTGGTTGCCAAAGGCAATGCCATTTCGAAAGCGGTCAGTATCATCGACAGCGGCCTCAAGGCCAGTCTTGATCCGGAAGCCGGAGGCGCTGCCGGCGTCGAATTGGCGGCGAATCTGTCGGCGCTTTACGATTACATCAACCAGCGCCTGTTGCTGGCCAACTTGCATAACGATCCCGCCATGCTCGACGAGGCTGACCGTCTGCTGGAAAACATTGCTTCCGCCTGGCGCGAAATCAACGGCGCACCAAGCAGCAACCAGCCTGCTGCAAGTTTTGCAGACGCCAATCTTTCGGCGAAGGGATAG